A genomic window from Pocillopora verrucosa isolate sample1 chromosome 7, ASM3666991v2, whole genome shotgun sequence includes:
- the LOC131787198 gene encoding uncharacterized protein isoform X1, with translation MNAQRLLLLLKVQILSVVTSRGLRSGDFSDTDQCRSLEFTPEKAFNGKRLINHVIRIVEVMKKEFCENVCFLEPNCVSINLNKRVDGNGNYECELNNATHEGHEDELKKEENYFYHAAESACVKNHCKNNATCQSGFTEKGFRCLCTAGFKGQNCDQDVNECTEGSHGCSANAVCVNTEGSYTCSCKPGYSGDGRTCKDVNECTEGSHGCSANAVCINTEGSYTCSCKPGYSGDGRTCKGLVFHSCKEILENQGSQENKAYSILVNNKKIYVYCHMTDDLEGCRGGGWTLVMKIDGTKPTFHYDSQRWSNMDDFNPQGGENGFDSQETKLPTYWNTSFSKICLGMKLGNLLSFITIRKQASSLYSVIADGQYRDTSLGRNTWKSLIGSEASLQKNCYKEGFNALAINKKFSKARIGIIANDRYDCNTCDSRIGFGTGGIGDDSNACGNEAKHGGDNGDKHIKTIGYILVQ, from the exons ATGAATGCTCAAAGGCTCTTACTTTTATTAAAG GTTCAAATCTTGTCCGTGGTAACTAGTAGAGGTTTACGGAGTGGAG ACTTCTCTGACACAGACCAATGCCGCAGTTTGGAGTTTACGCCTGAAAAAGCATTTAACGGCAAACGTCTGATAAACCACGTGATTCGGATCGTTGAAGTTATGAAAAAGGAGTTTTGTGAAAACGTGTGTTTTTTGGAACCCAACTGTGTCAGCATTAATCTTAATAAACGAGTGGATGGAAATGGAAACTACGAATGTGAACTGAATAACGCTACTCACGAAGGACATGAAGACGAGTTGAAGAAGGAAGAGAATTATTTTTACCATGCAGCTGAG AGCGCATGCGTTAAAAACCATTGCAAGAACAACGCCACTTGTCAAAGCGGTTTTACCGAAAAGGGATTTCGCTGTTTGTGTACTGCTGGATTCAAAGGTCAAAACTGCGACCAAG atgTCAATGAGTGTACTGAGGGATCACATGGCTGCAGTGCTAATGCTGTGTGCGTCAATACCGAGGGATCCTATACCTGTTCGTGTAAACCTGGATACTCTGGAGATGGACGAACTTGCAAAG atgTCAATGAGTGTACTGAGGGATCACATGGCTGCAGTGCTAATGCTGTGTGCATCAATACCGAGGGATCCTATACCTGTTCGTGTAAACCTGGATACTCTGGAGATGGACGAACTTGCAAAG GGCTGGTTTTTCATTCTTGTAAAGAGATTTTAGAAAATCAAGG GTCACAAGAAAATAAAGCTTACTCAATTCTAGTGAATAATAAGAAGATCTATGTTTACTGTCACATGACTGATGACCTTGAGGGTTGCAGAGGCGGAGGATGGACGCTGGTCATGAAAATCGACGGCACAAAG CCAACCTTCCATTATGATTCCCAACGTTGGAGTAACATGGATGACTTTAATCCTCAAGGAGGGGAGAATGGGTTTGATTCACAAGAGACCAAGCTACCGACCTACTGGAACACgtccttctccaagatctgcctAGGAATGAAGCTCGGTAATCTGCTCAGTTTCATTACCATCCGGAAGCAAGCCAGCTCTTTGTACTCTGTGATTGCGGACGGGCAATATCGTGACACGTCACTGGGTCGTAACACGTGGAAGTCGCTGATTGGCTCTGAGGCCTCCCTACAAAAAAACTGTTACAAGGAGGGGTTCAATGCTTTGGctataaataaaaagttttccaaAGCAAGAATTGGTATCATTGCAAACGATAGATATGAT